One window of the Caloenas nicobarica isolate bCalNic1 chromosome 20, bCalNic1.hap1, whole genome shotgun sequence genome contains the following:
- the LOC135996779 gene encoding regulator of G-protein signaling 1-like, with the protein MPGFFFHHNNMTELNGKEDCKLAEGKIHKKKQKAFGADLKNYLKCMVPHIEPGIKTSNSRNVMLSAEEVIQWSQSLEKLLASQSGQGVFREFLKSEFSEENIEFWLACEDYKKTKSDHLHGKAERIYEEFVQTDAIKQINIDYQMREATAKRAQDPTHTSFDEAQKTVYILMERDSYPRFLKSKTYLNLLNQLQTNTSK; encoded by the exons atgccaggatttttttttcaccacaaCAACATGACcgaattaaatggaaaagaagacTGCAAGCTTGCAGAAGGCAAAAtccacaaaaagaaacaaaaggcttt TGGTGCAGATCTCAAAAATTATCTGAAGTGCATGGTACCACATATTGAACCTGGGATCAAGACTTCTAACTCCAGAAATGTCAT GCTTTCTGCAGAGGAAGTAATACAGTGGTCCCAGTCTTTGGAAAAGCTATTGGCCAGCCAAA GTGGTCAAGGTGTCTTTCGGGAGTTCCTGAAGTCAGAGTTCAGCGAGGAAAACATTGAGTTCTGGTTGGCTTGTGAGGATTACAAGAAAACCAAGTCTGATCACTTACATGGCAAAGCAGAGCGGATTTATGAGGAGTTTGTTCAGACAGATGCTATTAAACAG ATCAATATTGACTATCAGATGAGGGAAGCGACAGCCAAAAGAGCTCAAGACCCAACTCACACAAGTTTTGATGAAGCCCAGAAAACTGTGTACATCCTCATGGAAAGGGACTCATATCCCAGATTTTTGAAATCCAAAACCTACCTGAACCTTTTGAACCAGCTGCAAAccaacacttcaaaatga
- the LOC135996715 gene encoding regulator of G-protein signaling 21-like isoform X1, producing the protein MLKGNNILNSIERKHQHSKTAIGECDHFSTLRSDGVAAFRTFLKSEFSEENVEFWLACEDFKKTRSATKIALKAQKIYSDFIQADAPKEINIDFHTKNHIAQNMSEPTLSCFDDAQRLIYSLMAKDSFPRFLRSEEYKELVKKQQNGKQKRWLPFL; encoded by the exons ATGCTGAAGGGCAATAACATATTGAACTCGATCGAGAGGAAACACCAGCACAGCAAAACAGCTATTGGAGAGTGTGACCATTTCTCAACATTGCGCTCGG ATGGCGTGGCAGCTTTTAGGACGTTTTTGAAGTCAGAGTTCAGCGAGGAGAACGTGGAGTTCTGGCTGGCCTGCGAGGACTTCAAGAAAACCAGATCCGCCACTAAGATCGCCTTAAAAGCCCAAAAGATTTATTCTGACTTTATACAAGCTGATGCTCCGAAGGAG ATTAATATTGACTTCCACACCAAGAACCACATCGCCCAGAATATGTCTGAGCCCACTCTCAGCTGCTTTGATGATGCTCAGAGGTTAATCTATAGTCTGATGGCAAAGGACTCTTTTCCCAGGTTTTTGAGGTCAGAAGAGTACAAGGAACTAGTAAAGAAGCAACAGAACggaaaacagaagagatggCTCCCATTTTTGTAG
- the LOC135996715 gene encoding regulator of G-protein signaling 21-like isoform X2 encodes MAWSMSVDKVLANKDGVAAFRTFLKSEFSEENVEFWLACEDFKKTRSATKIALKAQKIYSDFIQADAPKEINIDFHTKNHIAQNMSEPTLSCFDDAQRLIYSLMAKDSFPRFLRSEEYKELVKKQQNGKQKRWLPFL; translated from the exons ATGGCCTGGTCCATGTCCGTGGATAAAGTACTAGCGAATAAAG ATGGCGTGGCAGCTTTTAGGACGTTTTTGAAGTCAGAGTTCAGCGAGGAGAACGTGGAGTTCTGGCTGGCCTGCGAGGACTTCAAGAAAACCAGATCCGCCACTAAGATCGCCTTAAAAGCCCAAAAGATTTATTCTGACTTTATACAAGCTGATGCTCCGAAGGAG ATTAATATTGACTTCCACACCAAGAACCACATCGCCCAGAATATGTCTGAGCCCACTCTCAGCTGCTTTGATGATGCTCAGAGGTTAATCTATAGTCTGATGGCAAAGGACTCTTTTCCCAGGTTTTTGAGGTCAGAAGAGTACAAGGAACTAGTAAAGAAGCAACAGAACggaaaacagaagagatggCTCCCATTTTTGTAG